Proteins found in one Thermaerobacter subterraneus DSM 13965 genomic segment:
- a CDS encoding bifunctional metallophosphatase/5'-nucleotidase, producing the protein MRRMKRWIRAGVRRVGRLPAWLLPVVLVLLLVSPAVTSAEGAGSRTVRLQLLAINDFHGALQSRTLGGRPIGGAAVLAAYWDRWEEEAKKDGFTTLRVGVGDLVGASPPVSALLQDEPTIEALNRMHLLVSAVGNHEFDEGVAELRRLQEGGCHPVTGCFEGAKFQYLTANVVDAKTGEPLFPPYAIVRVRGIPVGFIGVTLKETPTIVTPTGVAGVRFLDEAESVNRYVAELKRQRVETIIVLLHQGGDGDRRGGPISGAIVPIVEAMDDEVDVVLSGHTHRGYWGIIDGKLVTQAYSSGTAFADVDLVLDGATGDVIDKRARIVDTYADVPPGTEPDKQIARLVARAKEQVEPIINRVVGTAADDITRQQTPAGESELGNLIADAQRWAMGTQVAFMNPGGIRADIAAGEVTWGELYEVQPFGNDLVKMTLTGAQIERLLEQQWLNQPYPRILQVSGLDYSWDPRRPVGDRVDPADIRIGGQPLDLNARYTITANSFLAAGGDNFSVFTEGQDRVVGPVDIDALVRYVEQLPQPFNARVEGRITLH; encoded by the coding sequence ATGCGGCGCATGAAGAGGTGGATCCGTGCCGGCGTGCGCCGGGTGGGCCGGCTGCCGGCATGGTTGCTGCCGGTGGTCTTGGTGCTCTTGCTGGTCTCTCCCGCCGTCACCTCGGCGGAGGGCGCGGGGAGCCGCACCGTGCGCCTGCAGCTGCTGGCCATCAACGACTTCCACGGGGCGCTGCAGTCCCGTACCCTGGGCGGGCGGCCCATCGGCGGCGCCGCGGTGCTGGCGGCCTACTGGGACCGCTGGGAGGAGGAGGCCAAGAAGGACGGGTTCACCACCCTGCGGGTGGGGGTCGGCGACCTGGTGGGGGCCAGCCCGCCGGTCTCGGCCCTGCTCCAGGACGAACCGACCATCGAGGCCCTGAACCGAATGCACCTCCTGGTCAGCGCCGTCGGCAACCACGAGTTCGATGAGGGGGTGGCGGAGCTCAGGCGGCTGCAGGAGGGCGGCTGCCACCCCGTCACGGGTTGCTTTGAAGGAGCCAAGTTCCAGTACCTGACCGCCAACGTGGTCGACGCCAAGACGGGGGAGCCCCTCTTCCCGCCCTACGCCATCGTGCGGGTGCGGGGCATTCCGGTGGGCTTCATCGGCGTCACGTTGAAGGAGACGCCCACCATCGTGACCCCGACGGGCGTGGCGGGCGTGCGCTTCCTGGATGAGGCGGAGAGCGTCAACCGCTACGTGGCCGAGCTGAAGCGGCAGCGCGTCGAGACCATCATCGTGCTGCTGCACCAGGGCGGCGATGGCGACCGCCGCGGCGGGCCCATCTCAGGCGCCATCGTGCCCATCGTCGAGGCCATGGACGATGAGGTGGACGTGGTCCTTTCGGGCCACACCCACCGGGGCTACTGGGGCATCATCGACGGCAAGCTGGTCACCCAGGCCTATTCCAGCGGCACTGCCTTCGCCGATGTCGATCTGGTGCTGGATGGGGCCACGGGCGACGTGATCGACAAGCGAGCACGGATCGTCGATACCTACGCCGACGTGCCGCCGGGCACCGAGCCCGACAAGCAGATCGCCCGCCTGGTCGCCCGGGCGAAGGAGCAGGTGGAGCCCATCATCAACCGGGTCGTGGGCACCGCCGCCGACGACATCACCCGCCAGCAGACGCCGGCGGGCGAGTCGGAACTGGGCAACCTGATTGCCGACGCCCAGCGCTGGGCCATGGGCACCCAGGTGGCCTTCATGAACCCGGGTGGCATCCGGGCCGACATCGCCGCCGGTGAGGTGACCTGGGGCGAGCTCTACGAGGTCCAGCCCTTCGGCAACGACCTGGTGAAGATGACCCTGACCGGCGCCCAGATCGAGCGGCTGCTCGAGCAGCAGTGGCTCAACCAGCCCTATCCCCGCATCTTGCAGGTGTCGGGCCTGGACTACAGCTGGGATCCCCGCAGGCCGGTGGGCGACCGGGTGGACCCGGCGGACATCCGCATCGGCGGGCAGCCCCTGGATCTGAACGCCCGCTACACCATCACGGCCAACAGCTTCCTCGCCGCCGGGGGCGACAACTTCAGCGTGTTCACCGAGGGCCAGGACCGGGTGGTGGGGCCGGTGGACATCGACGCCCTGGTGCGCTACGTCGAGCAGCTGCCCCAGCCCTTCAACGCCCGGGTGGAGGGCCGGATCACCTTGCACTAG
- a CDS encoding glycerophosphodiester phosphodiesterase, with translation MERGLPALHQALERQRPLTCAHRGGRARAPENTLSAFRQAVAAGVDMVELDVQLTADGEVVVLHDAELGRTTNGTGRVRDRRWDELSRLDAGAWFGARYRGERVPTLAEVLDWARGRVYLQIELKPYGADATLLCERVVELVRQRDMQDQVMLLSFDHHVLRWCKEMAPDILTGAICQARLIDPVGVVRSAGADVLCVDAEHLAPREVDLLHRARIAVHSFGSNPGTLRELAGWGVDIVQSDDPLALSELVATRR, from the coding sequence ATGGAACGAGGGCTGCCGGCTTTGCATCAGGCGCTGGAGCGCCAGCGGCCGCTGACCTGTGCCCACCGGGGCGGGCGAGCCCGGGCCCCGGAGAACACCCTCTCCGCCTTCCGGCAGGCGGTGGCGGCCGGCGTGGACATGGTCGAGCTCGACGTGCAGCTGACGGCCGACGGCGAAGTGGTGGTCCTCCACGACGCCGAGCTGGGACGAACCACCAACGGCACCGGGCGGGTTCGCGACCGGCGGTGGGATGAACTGAGCCGGCTCGACGCCGGCGCCTGGTTTGGCGCCCGCTACCGGGGTGAGCGGGTGCCCACCCTGGCGGAGGTTCTGGACTGGGCTCGGGGACGGGTCTACCTGCAAATCGAGCTCAAGCCCTACGGCGCGGACGCCACCCTGCTCTGCGAGCGGGTGGTGGAGCTGGTTCGCCAGCGTGACATGCAGGACCAGGTGATGCTGCTCTCCTTCGACCATCACGTGCTGCGCTGGTGCAAGGAGATGGCGCCCGACATCCTCACGGGCGCCATCTGCCAGGCCCGGCTGATCGATCCCGTGGGCGTGGTGCGGTCGGCCGGCGCCGATGTCCTCTGCGTCGATGCCGAGCACCTGGCGCCCCGGGAGGTGGACTTGCTGCACCGGGCCCGGATCGCCGTGCACAGCTTCGGCTCCAACCCGGGCACCCTGCGGGAGCTGGCGGGGTGGGGCGTGGACATCGTCCAATCCGATGATCCCCTGGCCCTGAGCGAACTGGTGGCGACCCGCCGCTAA